The sequence TTGTAAGTAACAACTTTCTTTTGTTTTCCTTGTTTTTCAACAGTTCCAACTACAGTAGCTCCAGCAACAAGTGGAGTTCCGACAACAGTGTTTTCACCACCAACAAGAACAACTTCGTTAAAAGTAACTTCTTGACCAGCTTCAACGTTCAATTTTTCAACGTAAACTGCTTGACCAACTTCAACTTTAACTTGTTTTCCGCCAGTTTTGATAATTGCGTATGTGCTCATTATGCACCTCCTATGATTTTTAGGGTTTCCCCGTATTTTTGTGAAGACTCGCCTAGCATCGTGGGACGAACCACTTAAAAGAAGAGCTCTAAGTATAACAAAGTTTAAATTTTGTATACGATGAGCAAACGATGTTCGTGCGGTTGCACAGGATTGTGCATAGTCAACTCTTCAAGTATAGCATATCTTCTTTTTTCTTACAAGCGAAATCAATCAAATTTAAGCTTTTTCTTTCCCTTTTTTTCTCCAAGAAGCAAAAAGCATACTGAAGTAAAAGATACTCATCATAAGAGGAACACCTAGAATTGTCTTCTCCTGATAGTAAATCGTCAAATAAGCTGAAAAAACAACTCCGAAGACAAAACTACTAAGTAAGCTAACAAAAATCAAGCCCTCTCGTAGAAAAGGCGTATGCTTGG comes from Streptococcus oralis and encodes:
- the rplU gene encoding 50S ribosomal protein L21, translating into MSTYAIIKTGGKQVKVEVGQAVYVEKLNVEAGQEVTFNEVVLVGGENTVVGTPLVAGATVVGTVEKQGKQKKVVTYKYKPKKGSHRKQGHRQPYTKVVINAINA